The Dehalococcoidia bacterium genome has a window encoding:
- a CDS encoding isochorismate synthase, whose translation MLASVGDPVRLSVPLVRPLPPLDLLTFLSAMAGPAFYWEQPSRGVAILALGAAREVRPRGPRRLGTAVRWWRRALPGELPPGTPVAVGGFAFQPRPAREAHWRPFSDSCWWVPRLLLVRLPERSWAVLFGAEVRDLERSLAMPPAACDPPRVGPPRWDDDFRPAVAEAVARLRADEAEKVVLARRLSLDCSGPFDPRPALQRLRARYPGCTLFAMGRGGRWFLGATPERLLEARDGLVRADCLAGSAPRGLTPSEDEALAARLLADPKERREHALVVEAAREALAPLCRDLRVPEAPSVRRLANIQHLYTPVEGELARPLHLLQVAERLHPTPAVAGYPREAALALIARLEGFDRGWYAGAVGWLDERGGGELAVAIRSALVGRGEALLYAGCGITAASDPDREERESRLKLRAMLEALGAA comes from the coding sequence TTGCTGGCGTCCGTAGGTGACCCTGTCCGCCTGTCGGTCCCGCTCGTGAGGCCACTGCCGCCCCTGGACTTGCTGACCTTCCTGTCGGCGATGGCGGGTCCGGCCTTCTACTGGGAGCAGCCCTCCCGCGGGGTGGCCATCCTGGCCCTGGGGGCGGCGAGGGAGGTGCGGCCGCGCGGCCCCCGGCGGCTGGGGACGGCGGTGCGCTGGTGGCGGCGGGCCCTTCCGGGCGAACTGCCTCCCGGGACGCCCGTGGCCGTGGGTGGTTTCGCCTTTCAGCCCAGGCCCGCCCGCGAGGCCCATTGGCGGCCCTTCTCCGACTCCTGCTGGTGGGTGCCCCGCCTGCTGCTCGTGCGCCTCCCCGAGAGATCCTGGGCCGTCCTCTTCGGCGCTGAGGTTAGGGACCTGGAGCGATCGCTGGCGATGCCGCCCGCTGCCTGTGACCCGCCCCGTGTGGGGCCACCTCGCTGGGACGACGATTTCCGCCCGGCAGTGGCCGAGGCCGTGGCGCGCCTGCGAGCCGACGAGGCCGAGAAGGTGGTGCTGGCCCGTCGCCTCTCCCTGGACTGCAGCGGCCCCTTCGACCCCCGACCGGCCCTGCAGAGGTTGCGGGCCCGCTATCCTGGCTGCACCCTCTTCGCCATGGGCAGGGGTGGGCGCTGGTTCCTGGGAGCTACCCCCGAGAGGTTGCTGGAGGCCCGCGATGGCCTGGTGAGGGCCGACTGTCTGGCCGGCTCGGCCCCTCGCGGCCTCACCCCCTCGGAGGACGAGGCCCTGGCTGCCCGCCTCCTGGCAGACCCCAAGGAGCGGCGCGAGCACGCCCTGGTGGTGGAAGCGGCCCGTGAGGCCCTGGCCCCTCTCTGCCGGGATCTGCGCGTGCCCGAGGCCCCATCGGTGCGGCGGCTGGCCAACATACAGCACCTGTACACGCCTGTGGAGGGGGAGCTGGCCCGGCCCCTGCACCTGCTCCAGGTGGCCGAGAGGCTTCATCCCACGCCGGCCGTGGCCGGATACCCCAGGGAGGCGGCCCTGGCCCTCATTGCCCGCCTGGAGGGATTCGACCGCGGCTGGTATGCCGGGGCAGTGGGCTGGCTGGACGAACGCGGTGGGGGCGAGCTGGCTGTGGCCATCCGCTCTGCCCTGGTAGGCCGCGGCGAGGCCCTCCTCTATGCCGGCTGCGGCATAACCGCCGCCTCCGACCCCGATAGGGAGGAGCGAGAATCGCGGCTGAAGCTGCGGGCCATGCTGGAGGCGTTGGGGGCGGCATGA
- a CDS encoding TetR/AcrR family transcriptional regulator, with translation MTQERARERQRRILEAALRVYARRGYGAATMDEVARASRTSKGGLYFHFPSKEDLFLALLRYAGHRLLEKAQAAMAAAPDPVTRADAALRTVLLTFSRHRALARILLLEGYGAGRRFQAEVTALRDRCAALVRGCLEEAVSQGIIGPLDAELTARAWFGAVAEVIVHWLQTGQPRRLEEAYPHLRALFLRSVGLPAEEAARHLAS, from the coding sequence GTGACGCAGGAGCGAGCCCGAGAACGTCAGCGCCGCATCCTGGAGGCGGCCCTGCGGGTCTATGCCCGTCGCGGTTACGGCGCTGCCACCATGGACGAGGTGGCCCGCGCCTCCCGCACTTCTAAAGGCGGCCTTTATTTCCACTTTCCCAGCAAGGAGGACCTCTTCCTTGCCCTCCTGCGCTACGCCGGCCATCGTCTACTGGAGAAGGCCCAGGCGGCTATGGCTGCCGCCCCCGACCCCGTAACCCGGGCCGATGCCGCCCTCAGGACCGTTCTGCTCACCTTTTCCCGCCACCGCGCCCTCGCCCGCATCCTCTTGCTGGAGGGCTACGGGGCCGGGCGTCGCTTCCAGGCCGAGGTGACCGCTCTGCGCGACCGCTGCGCCGCCCTGGTGAGGGGCTGTCTGGAGGAGGCCGTGTCCCAGGGCATCATCGGCCCCCTGGACGCCGAGCTGACGGCCCGCGCCTGGTTCGGGGCTGTGGCCGAGGTCATCGTCCACTGGCTGCAGACGGGACAGCCCCGCCGCCTGGAAGAGGCCTATCCGCACCTGCGGGCCCTATTCCTGCGCAGCGTCGGCCTCCCGGCAGAGGAGGCCGCCCGACACCTCGCCTCCTGA